Proteins encoded within one genomic window of Humulus lupulus chromosome 1, drHumLupu1.1, whole genome shotgun sequence:
- the LOC133792628 gene encoding uncharacterized protein LOC133792628 isoform X1, whose protein sequence is MAVPLFNLAPNLSVSRLCFGTMTFGEQNTLSDSFRLLDQAFSAGINFFDSAEMYPVPQRAETHGRSEEYLGRWIRDRMISRDRVFLATKVSGPSGLMTWIRGGPMCLDARNITEAIDNSLLRLRTDYIDLYQIHWPDRYVPMFGETEYESTRQFCSISIEEQLGALGRAIVEGKIRYVGLSNETPYGVMKFVQAAQRDPCLPKIISLQNSYSLLCRTFDSGLAECCHHERIALLAYSPLAMGILSGKYFSPDGSPGDARLNIFRGRYSEGESRYNLSNKFIEAATMEYLDIAKIFGLNPVSLAIAFVLRHPLVASVIFGATKSWQLQEILNACQVELTNEIIDEINKIHEKIPNPCP, encoded by the exons ATGGCGGTTCCGCTGTTCAATCTCGCTCCCAACCTCTCAGTTTCAAGGCTCTGCTTCG GGACCATGACATTCGGCGAGCAGAACACCTTATCCGACTCTTTTCGTCTCCTTGACCAAGCTTTTAGCGCCGGAATCAACTTCTTCGACTCCGCCGAAAT GTACCCAGTTCCTCAGCGTGCCGAAACTCATGGAAGGAGCGAAGAATATCTTGGCCGTTGGATTCGAGATAGGATGATTTCACGGGACCGAGTCTTCTTGGCCACTAAG GTTTCCGGACCATCTGGGCTGATGACTTGGATTCGAGGTGGACCGATGTGCTTGGATGCTAGAAATATCACTGAGGCCATCGACAACAG TTTGTTGAGACTCCGGACAGACTACATTGATCTTTATCAGATTCACTGGCCTGATCG TTATGTTCCCATGTTTGGAGAAACTGAGTATGAGTCAACCCGGCAGTTTTGTTCGATTAGCATAGAGGAACAACTTGGTGCTCTTGGCAGAGCTATTGTTGAGGGAAAG ATCAGATATGTTGGTCTCAGCAACGAAACGCCATATGGTGTTATGAAGTTCGTTCAGGCAGCTCAAAGAGATCCATGCCTTCCAAAAATCATATCTTTACAG AACTCATACAGCTTGCTCTGCCGAACTTTTGATTCTGGATTGGCTGAATGTTGTCACCACGAAAG GATTGCCTTATTGGCCTACAGCCCACTTGCAATGGGTATACTCTCTGGGAAGTACTTTTCGCCTGATGGAAGTCCAGGAGATGCTCGGTTGAATATTTTTAGAG GAAGGTATTCAGAAGGGGAATCTAGATATAATCTATCCAACAAATTCATTGAAGCAGCTACTATG GAGTACCTTGATATTGCAAAAATTTTTGGTCTTAATCCAGTATCTCTTGCAATTG CTTTTGTTTTAAGACACCCTCTTGTTGCTAGTGTCATTTTTGGAGCTACTAAGTCATGGCAGCTTCAGGAAATTCTAAATGCATGCCAGGTTGAGCTCACAAATGAAATAATTgatgaaataaacaaaattcatGAAAAAATTCCTAATCCCTGCCCTTAG
- the LOC133792617 gene encoding histone H2AX-like, with product MDSTAAATKKGGRGKPKATKSVSRSSKAGLQFPVGRIARFLKKGRYAQRVGSGSPVYLSAVLEYLAAELLELAGNAARDNKKNRIVPRHIQLAVRNDEELSKLLGAVTIANGGVLPNIHQTLLPKKVGKGKGEIGSASQEF from the exons ATGGATTCCACCGCCGCAGCAACCAAGAAGGGAGGCAGAGGAAAGCCTAAGGCTACCAAATCGGTTTCCAGGTCTTCGAAGGCCGGTCTCCAATTCCCTGTCGGCCGAATCGCTCGATTTCTCAAGAAAGGCCGTTACGCTCAGAGAGTCGGCTCTGGATCACCGGTTTATCTCTCCGCCGTTCTCGAATACCTTGCCGCTGAG CTATTGGAGTTGGCCGGAAACGCTGCTAGGGACAACAAGAAGAACAGAATTGTCCCGAGGCACATTCAATTGGCTGTGAGGAACGATGAAGAGTTGAGCAAGCTTCTGGGAGCGGTGACGATCGCGAATGGAGGTGTTCTCCCTAACATTCaccagactttgttgccgaagAAAGTTGGAAAAGGGAAAGGCGAAATTGGATCTGCATCTCAAGAgttttag
- the LOC133792619 gene encoding histone H2AX, with protein sequence MSTAASTKGGRGKPKSSKSVSRSSKAGLQFPVGRIARFLKNGKYAERVGAGAPVYLSAVLEYLAAEVLELAGNAARDNKKNRIVPRHIQLAVRNDEELSKLLGTVTIANGGVLPNIHQTLLPKKVGKGKGDFGSASQEF encoded by the exons ATGAGTACAGCCGCTTCAACCAAAGGAGGCAGAGGCAAGCCTAAGTCCTCCAAATCTGTGTCCAGGTCTTCGAAGGCCGGTCTCCAATTTCCCGTCGGCCGAATCGCCCGATTCCTTAAGAACGGAAAGTATGCCGAGAGAGTAGGTGCCGGTGCTCCGGTTTACCTATCTGCCGTTCTTGAGTATCTAGCCGCTGAG GTTTTGGAGCTAGCTGGGAACGCTGCGAGAGACAACAAGAAGAACCGTATAGTGCCAAGGCATATACAGCTTGCTGTGAGAAATGACGAGGAGTTGAGCAAGCTTTTGGGAACTGTTACTATTGCTAATGGCGGTGTTTTGCCAAACATTCACCAAACTCTCTTGCCTAAGAAAGTTGGGAAAGGAAAGGGTGATTTTGGTTCTGCATCACAAGAGTTCTAG
- the LOC133828076 gene encoding uncharacterized protein LOC133828076, translated as MADELKDSKIELEKANARLAELEKANAKLKEEKAATFEIIESEKARLLAEYKEKKDKAVDQAMYRIWASNANLDTSFLGSFEEGFVAKWQARLDAEEATRAAWETAQKDSHTIRPGESSAPGDEKAKETAPS; from the coding sequence ATGGCTGATGAGCTCAAGGACTCGAAGATAGAGCTCGAAAAGGCGAATGCTCggcttgcggagctggagaaagCTAATGCCAAGCTCAAGGAggagaaggctgccactttcgagataatcgagagtgaaaaggctcgcctccttgccgagtacaaagagaagaaggacaaggCGGTTGATcaagccatgtacaggatctgggctagCAACGCTAAccttgataccagcttcctgggctctttcgaggaaggatttgtggccaaatggcaagctcggcttgacgCGGAGGAGGCTACTCGGGCTGCTTGGGAgactgctcagaaggatagtcatacTATTCGTCCTGGAGAGTCTAGTGCTCCTGGTgatgagaaggccaaggagactgctccttcataA
- the LOC133792628 gene encoding uncharacterized protein LOC133792628 isoform X2 → MAVPLFNLAPNLSVSRLCFGTMTFGEQNTLSDSFRLLDQAFSAGINFFDSAEMYPVPQRAETHGRSEEYLGRWIRDRMISRDRVFLATKVSGPSGLMTWIRGGPMCLDARNITEAIDNSLLRLRTDYIDLYQIHWPDRYVPMFGETEYESTRQFCSISIEEQLGALGRAIVEGKIRYVGLSNETPYGVMKFVQAAQRDPCLPKIISLQNSYSLLCRTFDSGLAECCHHERIALLAYSPLAMGILSGKYFSPDGSPGDARLNIFRGRYSEGESRYNLSNKFIEAATMEYLDIAKIFGLNPVSLAIAFVLRHPLVASVIFGATKSWQLQEILNACQVET, encoded by the exons ATGGCGGTTCCGCTGTTCAATCTCGCTCCCAACCTCTCAGTTTCAAGGCTCTGCTTCG GGACCATGACATTCGGCGAGCAGAACACCTTATCCGACTCTTTTCGTCTCCTTGACCAAGCTTTTAGCGCCGGAATCAACTTCTTCGACTCCGCCGAAAT GTACCCAGTTCCTCAGCGTGCCGAAACTCATGGAAGGAGCGAAGAATATCTTGGCCGTTGGATTCGAGATAGGATGATTTCACGGGACCGAGTCTTCTTGGCCACTAAG GTTTCCGGACCATCTGGGCTGATGACTTGGATTCGAGGTGGACCGATGTGCTTGGATGCTAGAAATATCACTGAGGCCATCGACAACAG TTTGTTGAGACTCCGGACAGACTACATTGATCTTTATCAGATTCACTGGCCTGATCG TTATGTTCCCATGTTTGGAGAAACTGAGTATGAGTCAACCCGGCAGTTTTGTTCGATTAGCATAGAGGAACAACTTGGTGCTCTTGGCAGAGCTATTGTTGAGGGAAAG ATCAGATATGTTGGTCTCAGCAACGAAACGCCATATGGTGTTATGAAGTTCGTTCAGGCAGCTCAAAGAGATCCATGCCTTCCAAAAATCATATCTTTACAG AACTCATACAGCTTGCTCTGCCGAACTTTTGATTCTGGATTGGCTGAATGTTGTCACCACGAAAG GATTGCCTTATTGGCCTACAGCCCACTTGCAATGGGTATACTCTCTGGGAAGTACTTTTCGCCTGATGGAAGTCCAGGAGATGCTCGGTTGAATATTTTTAGAG GAAGGTATTCAGAAGGGGAATCTAGATATAATCTATCCAACAAATTCATTGAAGCAGCTACTATG GAGTACCTTGATATTGCAAAAATTTTTGGTCTTAATCCAGTATCTCTTGCAATTG CTTTTGTTTTAAGACACCCTCTTGTTGCTAGTGTCATTTTTGGAGCTACTAAGTCATGGCAGCTTCAGGAAATTCTAAATGCATGCCAG GTAGAGACTTAA